The nucleotide window CTAGAGGTCTCACTACATGTATCTACACTCAAGGAACCCTCTATGCGATATCCATTACAGTCGCAATTGGGATTCACAATATACCAGTAAGTATTGCGATTTCTGTGTAAATTTATTACGTATGTATTATTATTCTTTGATTATTGAGGGAGAAAAATATGGATGTGGAAAAGCGAAGAAGTTTTATAATTAATTTTGTTTACTGCTTTATTATAGGTGGTATTGTATTTGTACTGTTAAGGTATGCCTTGCCATTCATTTCTCCATTTGTAATAGCATTTGTTATAGCATTTATTCTTAAGAAACCGATGACCTTTTTGACAAAAAAGTGCAGGATAAATAAAGTTGTAGCAGGAATTTTTTTGGTTGTCCTTTTTTATGCCTTGGTGGGTATTTTATTGTCCTTAATCGGAATAAAACTATTTGCTACGGTAAAGGAGTTGTTTTTACTACTTCCGGTTTTATATGAGTATGAGATTATGCCATCAATAATGCAGATAGTGAGTTCTATTGAAGTCTACATTGCCAAGTTGGATGCATCACAGATTTTAACTGTGAAAGAAATGTCTTTAAATCTAGTACAATCTCTGGGTGAAAAGATTTCCGGTTTATCTATGCAAGTGATAGGTGGGATCTCTAGCATTGCCTCCTTACTGCCAGGAATGTTGATCAGAATACTTTTTACCGTTATTTCTACCTTGTTTCTGGTAATTGACTATGATAGGATAACCGGCTTTCTTCTATGTCAATTAAAGGAGAAGCATAAGCATTTAGTTATTGAAATTAAGAATTATGTGGTGCATACCTTGTTTAAATTAATCGCATCCTATGCCCTAATTATGAGTATTACTTTTGTGGAACTATCCATTGGTCTAAGTATCTTGGGAGTGGAAAGAGCCATTTTAATTGCACTCATGATTTCGATTTTTGATATTCTTCCAGTATTAGGTACAGGAGGCATTATGATTCCATGGATAATTGTAACGGTTATTCAGCGAGATTATTCCTTGGCGGTAGGTCTCCTAATTGTTTATCTTGTTATCATTATTGTTCGTAATATATTAGAACCTAAAATTGTGGGAGGCCAGATGGGGCTGCATCCTTTGGTAACGTTAATGGCGCTATTTATAGGTGTTCAGCTTTTTGGAGTACTTGGATTACTAGGTCTTCCTATTACACTATCTCTTTTGAAAAATCTCAATGATAAGGGAACCATTCATATTCTAAAATAAATGGTTCACCTGCTCTTAGTGGTGATGTAGGTATTACAGCTGTTTGGTTAATCCTAGGAGTTTGGTTATAATAGGATTAACCATTTTTATTTAATGGAGTTTAATCTATACGATGGATGATGTTAATCCAAAGGTATAATAAAAAAGATCCTTGAGAAAAGACTTGATTTAAATATTCAGGATGAAAATGGTAACAATATCATTAATCATTTTTATTATGGAGGCAGATTATGAATATACAAGAAAAAGATAGTGATTCAAAAAAACAGTACACCAACCACCTCATTCACGAAAAATCACCCTATCTCCTTCAACACGCCCACAACCCAGTTAATTGGTATCCTTGGTCAGATGAAGCCTTTGAGAAAGCAACATCAGAAGACAAAGCAGTCTTCCTCTCCATCGGTTACTCGACCTGCCATTGGTGTCATGTCATGGAACGTGAGTCCTTCGAAGACGAGGACGTAGCAAAGGTTCTTAACAATAAATACATCAGCATTAAAGTAGATCGAGAGGAAAGACCAGATATAGACCAAATCTACATGAGCTTTTGTCAAGCAACGACAGGTTCAGGAGGATGGCCGTTATCTGTTTTCTTAACTTCAGATAAGAAGCCTTTCTATGCAGGCACCTATTTTCCAAAGAAATCTCGTCATGGTATGAGAGGTTTTATAGATATTCTACAAGGAATTTATCAAAAGTGGGATGAAGATCGAGAGGAAGTAGAAGATTCAGCTGAGAAAATGGTTTACATGATCAATCAAATGTCAAATGCAGAGGATGATGCAGAGGAGGAACTTGATGAGCAAATTTTTCATCAAGCATATAACTATTTTAAGAAAAGTTTTGATGATAAATACGGGGGTTTTGGGCAGGCACCCAAATTTCCAACACCTCATAATCTATTATTCTTATTGAGATATTTTAAAACCACCAACAACCAAGAGGCCCTTAATATGGTAGAAAAAACTCTTATCCAAATATACAAAGGTGGAATATTTGATCATATCGGCTTTGGTTTCTCGAGATATTCTACAGATAGAAGGTGGCTAGCACCCCATTTTGAAAAAATGTTATATGACAATGCGCTACTTTTAATGGCCTATAATGAAGCGTATCAAGCAACCCAAAAGCCCATATATAAAGAGATTGCAGAAAAGATTATTGCATATGTTATAAGAGATATGACATCCCCAGAGGGTGGCTTTTATTGTGCAGAAGATGCAGATTCAGAAGGCGTGGAAGGTAAATTTTATATTTGGTCAAAAGAAGAAATAGTTGATATTTTAGGAGATGAGGATGGAAATCTATATTGTAAATATTACGATATAACCCGTAAAGGTAATTTTGAAGAGGAAAACATTCCGAATCTGATTGATGCAAGCCTAGCTACAATTGAAGCTGATTCTGCTTTGAAAGAACATTTATCTAATTTAAGTCAGAAGCTTTTTGAGGTGCGTAAGGAAAGAATACATCCCTATAAAGACGACAAAATATTAACTGCTTGGAACGGACTAATGATAGCTGCGATGGCTTCCTCTGGTAAAATAATGAACAATTCGGTTTATATAGAACATGCACAAAAAGCGATTCAATTTATTGAAGAAAAGCTTATTAGAGAAGATGGACGTTTGCTTTCAAGATATAGAGATGGTGAAGCAAAGAATCTTGCTTTTTTAGAGGATTATGCATTTTTGATTTGGTCATATATTGAGCTCTATCAGGCTGTATTAGAACCTCAATATTTACAAAAGGCAATCAAGCTTACAGAGGATATGATTGTATTTTTTGATGATGAGAAAGCAGCTGGGTTCTTTTTATATGGGAAGGACTCAGAACAATTGATTGCGCGTCCAAAGGAAATATATGATGGCGCATTACCATCAGGAAATTCTGTTGCTACTTATACATTGCTCATGCTCTCTAAGCTTACTGGGAATGAAATGTATGAGGAAAAGGCAAATCAAGTATTAAAATATTTTAGTAGTAAACTCAAGGAAGCACCAATGGCGTATACAATGATGTTATGTGCAAGAATGTATGCAGTTCATACAACGAAAGAGATTGTTTTAGCTGGCAACAGAGAGGATAAGCTACTAAAAGAAATGATAAATAGTATTCATATGAGGTATTTGCCTTTTGCTACCATACTTCTGAATGACGGAAACGGGAAGTTAGAGGGTATTAATGATTTTGCGAGCAAGCAAATTGCCATTGATGAAAAAGCTACCGCCTATATTTGCGAGAATTTTACCTGTCATAAACCTATTTTTAATTTAAATGAATTAAATGAATTAATGAATTGATAGTAATTATTAAATAGTATATAATATTATTAAGACTATATGGATAAAAATAGGAGGTATGATTTATGGAAAATGCAACTTTATATGAAGTACTGCAATTAGCAGTTCACTTAGAAGAAGAAGGCCAGAAATTTTATGAAAAATATGCACAGAAAGCAAAGGGTGATATTAAAGAGACCTTTGAAAGATTAGCGTTAGATGAAGTGAAACATGGTAAATATTTTCAATCCTTATATCATGAAGCTAAGGAAAAACCAGGTTTAGATTATTTGTTTGAAGAGGAAGTAACTGCTTACTTTAAAGAATATGCAGTAAGTGCCGCTTTTGATAGAGAAGAAACAAAAGTGATGTCAGTTGAAGAGGCTGTAGCTGAAGCAATTCTCACAGAAAAAAAATCTATTGATTATTATAAATATCTAGATAAATATGCACTTACTGAAACAAAAGGTATGATCAATACAATTATTCAAGAAGAAGAAAAGCATTTAGCAGTATTAGAGAAATTATTGGAAGCAATGTAAAAGATCAAATATAAAAACATAAAAAAGCAAGTAACTATAATAACAGGAAAGTCTCTTCATATGGGTAGACTTTCCTGTTTTATTATCACTAAGAACTTATGAAACAATGAAAATTCAATTCTATTTTTTAAAAAGTTAGTCCGTAACTATCATTCTTCTTTCAGTTCTAACAACTCCATTACCTCATCTTCACTAAGCTTATTAATCAAAGTCTCACCTGGATGAATAACAGAATCAATTAATGATTTTTTCTTTTGTTGTAGCTTATAAATCTTTTCTTCAATGGTTCCTGCGGTAATGAGTCGAATTACTTGGACTGGTTTATCTTGACCTATTCTATATGCTCTATCTGTTGCTTGATCTTCAGTTGCAGGGTTCCACCATGGATCATAATGAATAACCATATCTGCCCCTGTAAGGTTTAGTCCAGTACCACCAGCCTTTAGAGAAATTAGAAAAATATCCATTTGTCCGGCGTTAAAGTCATTCACCATATCTCGTCGGGTTTTTGCATTTGTAGCTCCATCTAAATAAAAATAAGTGAGCATATTTTTTTCTAGAACTGGTTGAATCAATTTAAGCATGCTTGTAAATTGTGAGAAAATTAATATTCTATGCCCACTTTCTATTGCATCAACTACAAGCTCTTCTAGTAATTCAAGCTTAGCGCTATCACCGGTGTAGTTATCTGCAAATAGTGCAGGATGACAACAGATTTGACGTAATCTAGTTAAAGCAGAGAGTATTTTTATTGTGCTCTTTTGAAATCCATTTGATGTGATTTCGTTCTTTACTTCTCCTTTAACCTTTTCAAGATATGCGATATATAATTTTTTTTGTTTGTCTAATAATTCTGTGGTCATTTTGGTTTCAATCTTTGGAGGTAATTCTTTTAATACATCAGATTTTAGTCTTCTAAGAATGAACGGCTTAATTTGAGTTGTAAGTTTCATTAGAGCCATGTCGTCCTCACCTTTAATGATAGGCTTCTCATAGTTATTGATAAACTTAGAATGAGAATATAAGTAGCCAGGCATAATGAAATCAAATATTGACCAGAGCTCTGATAAAGAATTTTCTATTGGTGTGCCAGTAAGTGCAATTCTAGTACTTGCTTTAATTAATTTTACGGATTTGGCATTCAAGGAATTGGGATTTTTGATATGCTGTGCTTCATCTATAAAACAAAATTCAAAGTTATAATCCATATAAGTCTCAAGATCTCTTTTTAATAGACCATAGGAGGTGATAATTACCTGACTATTTTTAATATCTTCAAAGGCTTGCGCTCTAATTTTCTTGTCACCTGAAATAACACAAACTTTTAAGTCGGGAGCAAACTTATTGATTTCATCCTCCCAATTATATACGAGTGAAGTAGGTGCAATAACCAAAGATTGTTTTGAGGGATCAATGGATTTTAATAGGGTGATTGCTTGCAAGGTTTTTCCAAGACCCATATCATCGGCCAAAATACCACCGAAGCCATAATGACTTAACACCTTTAACCATTGAAAGCCTAGCTTTTGATAATTTCTTAAAGTTGCTTTCAAGGAATCAGGTAGTTCGAATAATTCTGTGGAAGGGTCCTTGATATCTTGCACTAGTTTTTCAAAGGCATTGTTTTTTACATAATCGTAAATGAGCGAATCCTTCATTAATGTATCAACATAAATTGCTCTATATTTCGGTATTTCAATAACCTCTTTAGATAAATCTTTGTTTTTTAAATTTAATTGCTTCATGATATCTGCCATGTCAGTCAATTCAGCAGAGTCTTCAAGTTGTAAGAAGCTTCCATCCTTCAATCGGTAATATTTTTTCTTTTCTTGGATGGATTTAAGGATTTGAGGTAGTTCCTTTCTATCAATACCTTCAATGTTAAAGGAAAACTCAAGCATATTTGAATTTTCGTTCAATCGTACGCCAGCACTAACTGTACTAGGGATTCTAATTTGTAAATTCTTAAACTCAGCGGCATAATATATTCTTGCAATTTCTTGTAGTTTTGGTAAATAAGTATATATAAACTTAAATAATCTATCTTCATCTCTAATCGTAAAAAATTCTTCTGAAGGATCTACATTACAAGAGGCATCTGAAAGTAGAGTGTAAATCTCTCCTTCTTTTTCTACATTGTGAACAATAATAAAATCCTCTGGAAGTGATGGCTGACTTGGTGGATAGATACCAACTTTATAATCCCCATAAAAGAAGGATAAGGTCCCTTTAATGGTGTTTTTATATTTATCTAAGTAAATATGTGGAACACAATCTTCATAAAGCAAATTTGAGGACATGGTTTCATCCATTTTGACAGTGCCTAATTTTTTAAGAACAGGTAAAATTGAAGAAACTAACTTCTGTTTGTAGGATACATGAAGGATAATTGATCTTAGACTATTATTAAACTGTTGAGTAACAACAGAAAAAAACCTTCTTTCCTTGTTATCAAGACGATATATCTGATCTTCAAAGAAGATGTATTCAAGATCCCTGGTAATTGGAAAATAGTCGTAGGACTCAGCCAATTTTACAGTAATATTATTCTCATCCTGTGTTACATTAAAGTTCATAGTTGGAAGATGAGAAGTGATTTCAGAGGTATAGGTTATCCCGCGATATTTTAAGGAAAAGGATTTATTCTTTAAGATATTAAATAATCTTTTCATTGTAACATCTGGAAAGAGAAAATTATTAAAAAGCTGTATGTTTTTACTCTCATAAGGATTTGACTTCAAAAAAGAATAGGTATCAAAGTATTCTTTTATGAGGTCAAGTATAAGCTTAGCGGTTGGATCAAAGTAATGAATTTTAGGGTCAAAGGTAAAACTTTTACCAAAGTTTATAGAGGTACGATCATGAATCGCAGATAATAATTTGGTAATGTCCTTTACGATATAGAACTTATCAGTTCCAATTCTTAGGCTTGTGGCTGTAATGCTCTCCTTCATTGGTTCTATGATAATGTCCAAATAAACGGGCTGTTTAGTCACATTAGGTGAAACACTATCTGTCAAAGCGTTAGAAAACGCATTGATAATGTTTTGGTGAGAAAGCTTATCAATGGATAAGTTGATTTTTTCTTTAGAATAAAGGAT belongs to Firmicutes bacterium HGW-Firmicutes-1 and includes:
- the ytvI gene encoding sporulation integral membrane protein YtvI, producing MDVEKRRSFIINFVYCFIIGGIVFVLLRYALPFISPFVIAFVIAFILKKPMTFLTKKCRINKVVAGIFLVVLFYALVGILLSLIGIKLFATVKELFLLLPVLYEYEIMPSIMQIVSSIEVYIAKLDASQILTVKEMSLNLVQSLGEKISGLSMQVIGGISSIASLLPGMLIRILFTVISTLFLVIDYDRITGFLLCQLKEKHKHLVIEIKNYVVHTLFKLIASYALIMSITFVELSIGLSILGVERAILIALMISIFDILPVLGTGGIMIPWIIVTVIQRDYSLAVGLLIVYLVIIIVRNILEPKIVGGQMGLHPLVTLMALFIGVQLFGVLGLLGLPITLSLLKNLNDKGTIHILK
- a CDS encoding thioredoxin domain-containing protein: MNIQEKDSDSKKQYTNHLIHEKSPYLLQHAHNPVNWYPWSDEAFEKATSEDKAVFLSIGYSTCHWCHVMERESFEDEDVAKVLNNKYISIKVDREERPDIDQIYMSFCQATTGSGGWPLSVFLTSDKKPFYAGTYFPKKSRHGMRGFIDILQGIYQKWDEDREEVEDSAEKMVYMINQMSNAEDDAEEELDEQIFHQAYNYFKKSFDDKYGGFGQAPKFPTPHNLLFLLRYFKTTNNQEALNMVEKTLIQIYKGGIFDHIGFGFSRYSTDRRWLAPHFEKMLYDNALLLMAYNEAYQATQKPIYKEIAEKIIAYVIRDMTSPEGGFYCAEDADSEGVEGKFYIWSKEEIVDILGDEDGNLYCKYYDITRKGNFEEENIPNLIDASLATIEADSALKEHLSNLSQKLFEVRKERIHPYKDDKILTAWNGLMIAAMASSGKIMNNSVYIEHAQKAIQFIEEKLIREDGRLLSRYRDGEAKNLAFLEDYAFLIWSYIELYQAVLEPQYLQKAIKLTEDMIVFFDDEKAAGFFLYGKDSEQLIARPKEIYDGALPSGNSVATYTLLMLSKLTGNEMYEEKANQVLKYFSSKLKEAPMAYTMMLCARMYAVHTTKEIVLAGNREDKLLKEMINSIHMRYLPFATILLNDGNGKLEGINDFASKQIAIDEKATAYICENFTCHKPIFNLNELNELMN
- a CDS encoding helicase — protein: MKDFFHSVELINMKKVIFMINLSLNDIRKTTNDLSFKRGVQYYHNGQVQDLEPNANTISSTVLGSQLYNVLVGFDDYSGNLSRMECTCPSHTNYSGACKHIVATLLEILYSKEKINLSIDKLSHQNIINAFSNALTDSVSPNVTKQPVYLDIIIEPMKESITATSLRIGTDKFYIVKDITKLLSAIHDRTSINFGKSFTFDPKIHYFDPTAKLILDLIKEYFDTYSFLKSNPYESKNIQLFNNFLFPDVTMKRLFNILKNKSFSLKYRGITYTSEITSHLPTMNFNVTQDENNITVKLAESYDYFPITRDLEYIFFEDQIYRLDNKERRFFSVVTQQFNNSLRSIILHVSYKQKLVSSILPVLKKLGTVKMDETMSSNLLYEDCVPHIYLDKYKNTIKGTLSFFYGDYKVGIYPPSQPSLPEDFIIVHNVEKEGEIYTLLSDASCNVDPSEEFFTIRDEDRLFKFIYTYLPKLQEIARIYYAAEFKNLQIRIPSTVSAGVRLNENSNMLEFSFNIEGIDRKELPQILKSIQEKKKYYRLKDGSFLQLEDSAELTDMADIMKQLNLKNKDLSKEVIEIPKYRAIYVDTLMKDSLIYDYVKNNAFEKLVQDIKDPSTELFELPDSLKATLRNYQKLGFQWLKVLSHYGFGGILADDMGLGKTLQAITLLKSIDPSKQSLVIAPTSLVYNWEDEINKFAPDLKVCVISGDKKIRAQAFEDIKNSQVIITSYGLLKRDLETYMDYNFEFCFIDEAQHIKNPNSLNAKSVKLIKASTRIALTGTPIENSLSELWSIFDFIMPGYLYSHSKFINNYEKPIIKGEDDMALMKLTTQIKPFILRRLKSDVLKELPPKIETKMTTELLDKQKKLYIAYLEKVKGEVKNEITSNGFQKSTIKILSALTRLRQICCHPALFADNYTGDSAKLELLEELVVDAIESGHRILIFSQFTSMLKLIQPVLEKNMLTYFYLDGATNAKTRRDMVNDFNAGQMDIFLISLKAGGTGLNLTGADMVIHYDPWWNPATEDQATDRAYRIGQDKPVQVIRLITAGTIEEKIYKLQQKKKSLIDSVIHPGETLINKLSEDEVMELLELKEE